A single Natrinema sp. HArc-T2 DNA region contains:
- a CDS encoding universal stress protein, whose amino-acid sequence MKTLVAVDGSDESENALAYAADIVDAMGGSITIVHAVDPTAYDEGGSEPTASLWEDQRLIVESVEDAEQRGIDITDDAADLAAELGHDADVELLYGNPVREIATYAEDEGFDAIYAGHRGRSERAGLMLGSVAKSLVERATVPVTVVR is encoded by the coding sequence ATGAAGACACTCGTAGCCGTCGACGGCTCCGACGAATCCGAGAACGCCCTCGCCTACGCCGCCGACATCGTCGACGCGATGGGTGGCTCGATTACGATCGTTCACGCAGTCGATCCTACCGCGTACGACGAGGGCGGCAGCGAACCGACCGCGTCGCTCTGGGAGGACCAGCGACTGATCGTCGAGAGCGTCGAAGACGCCGAACAGCGGGGGATCGACATCACCGACGACGCGGCCGACCTCGCCGCGGAGCTCGGCCACGACGCCGATGTCGAACTCCTCTATGGCAATCCGGTCAGGGAGATCGCCACCTACGCCGAGGACGAGGGGTTCGACGCGATCTACGCTGGCCACCGTGGTCGATCGGAACGTGCTGGACTGATGCTCGGCAGCGTCGCCAAGTCGCTCGTCGAACGCGCGACCGTTCCGGTGACAGTCGTGCGCTGA